The proteins below come from a single Sorghum bicolor cultivar BTx623 chromosome 4, Sorghum_bicolor_NCBIv3, whole genome shotgun sequence genomic window:
- the LOC8060376 gene encoding galactoside 2-alpha-L-fucosyltransferase produces the protein MSSLAAAAAPDLQVDEAVRRRWWPWPRSCSSNTTRRKALLAICAGATVIVVLFAGGSSPDGMLHSLLFHHLQGFEDRPPFNLTTDHLLDGLLTAEYGYQSCRSRYEFAGYHKKSSHQPSPYLLAKLRKQEALQKRCGPGTAAYKKALRRLESNAADVEDDDDCRYLVNISFRFRGLGNRMLAVASAFLYAVLTERVLLINADKGDVPDLFCEPFPGATWLLPRAGRRSPLTKLDDYQGGSKESLGNMLQRGVAGVSADGNMSWLSPPQPPPYVYLHLAGVYGFHDKLFYCGEHQRLLRGVPWLFMRADGYLVPGLFLTPPFVGELEAMFPEKDAVFYHLGRYLFLPSNAVWRAVTSYYSANLAGVGRLVGIQIRVFQEKKPPQQILDQILSCVRDEKLLPETTTKDNGTSSPYGVLVTSLSSWYYERLKGEYGGRLAGGVHQPSHEGRQRLRNEAHDVKALSEMYLLSMCDVLVTSGFSTFGYVAQGLGGLQPWVMSRPSPFEEWTEGQAAPEPPCQRALSVEPCFHSPSSYDCTVRRDVELDKVTPYIRRCVDVSWGIKLVNQSRDGQW, from the exons ATGTCTTCCTTGGCGGCGGCTGCGGCACCCGACCTGCAGGTGGACGAGGCCGTAAGGAGGAGATGGTGGCCATGGCCGCGCAGTTGCTCCTCCAACACTACTAGAAGGAAGGCCCTGCTGGCCATCTGCGCCGGGGCGACCGTCATCGTCGTGCTATTCGCCGGCGGGAGCTCACCCGACGGGATGCTGCACTCCTTGCTCTTCCACCACTTACAAG GTTTTGAAGACAGACCACCATTTAACCTCACCACCGACCATCTCCTCGACGGCCTTCTCACGGCTGAGTACGGCTACCAGTCGTGCCGGAGCCGATATGAATTCGCCGGTTACCACAAGAAATCGTCGCATCAGCCATCACCCTACCTCCTCGCCAAGCTGCGGAAGCAAGAAGCACTCCAAAAGCGATGCGGCCCCGGCACGGCCGCGTACAAGAAGGCACTCCGGCGGCTTGAATCCAACGCTGCCGACGTCGAGGACGACGATGACTGCCGGTACCTCGTGAACATCAGCTTTCGATTCCGAGGCCTCGGCAACCGGATGCTCGCCGTCGCGTCGGCCTTCCTCTACGCGGTGCTTACAGAGCGCGTCCTCCTCATCAACGCAGACAAGGGTGATGTGCCCGATCTCTTCTGCGAGCCCTTTCCAGGCGCGACGTGGCTGCTGCCGCGCGCCGGTCGCCGCTCCCCGCTCACGAAGCTCGATGATTACCAGGGGGGGTCGAAGGAGAGCCTGGGGAACATGCTGCAGAGAGGCGTCGCCGGCGTGTCCGCCGACGGGAACATGTCGTGGCTGTCTCCACCGCAGCCGCCGCCATATGTGTACCTCCACCTCGCTGGCGTGTACGGCTTCCACGACAAGCTTTTCTACTGCGGGGAGCACCAGCGGCTCCTCCGCGGAGTGCCGTGGCTGTTCATGAGGGCGGACGGCTACCTGGTGCCCGGGCTGTTCCTCACGCCGCCGTTCGTCggagagctcgaggccatgttcCCGGAGAAAGACGCCGTGTTCTACCACCTGGGTCGATACCTTTTCCTCCCCAGCAACGCCGTCTGGCGCGCTGTCACGAGCTACTACAGCGCCAACCTCGCAGGCGTCGGCCGCCTCGTCGGCATCCAGATCAGGGTGTTCCAGGAGAAGAAGCCGCCGCAGCAAATCCTGGACCAGATCCTGTCCTGCGTCCGCGACGAGAAGCTGCTCCCAGAGACGACCACAAAAGACAACGGCACGTCGTCGCCCTACGGTGTCCTTGTGACGTCGCTGAGCTCGTGGTACTACGAGAGGCTCAAGGGCGAGTACGGCGGtagactcgccggcggcgtgcACCAGCCGAGCCACGAGGGGCGGCAGCGGTTGCGCAACGAAGCGCACGACGTGAAGGCGCTGAGCGAGATGTACCTGCTCAGCATGTGCGACGTGCTCGTCACCAGCGGCTTCTCCACGTTCGGGTACGTCGCGCAGGGCCTCGGCGGGCTGCAGCCGTGGGTCATGTCGAGGCCGTCCCCGTTCGAGGAGTGGACGGAGGGTCAGGCGGCGCCAGAACCGCCATGCCAGCGCGCGCTCTCCGTCGAGCCTTGCTTCCACTCACCATCGTCCTATGACTGCACGGTGAGGAGAGACGTGGAGCTGGACAAGGTGACGCCCTACATCAGGCGCTGCGTGGACGTCAGCTGGGGCATAAAGCTTGTGAATCAAAGCCGCGACGGTCAGTGGTAG